The following nucleotide sequence is from Gasterosteus aculeatus chromosome 5, fGasAcu3.hap1.1, whole genome shotgun sequence.
CTGTGGCTGGGTTGTGGCTTTTGTCACCCCACACCTTTCCATTGCTTCAAGAATTGGGTTTGCAGTTGGGGGCAGCCTTCCAGTCGACTCCTCATGTGTGGTGTGACAAGCTCCTTTGAGAGCTCTTTGAGGAAGAGCCGTCGTGCATTGAATTCTGGGTGCGGAGCCGTGAAAAAGGTGTAGGCATTCAGGGTGGCGATGTCAATTATGTTGTACCACAGCACCATGGGCCACCTCTGTTTGGCGCTTGCAGGTGTAGGTGCCAACCATCTGGTCAGTGGTGTCTACACCTCCTTTCGTCTTGTTGTAATATGTgatcacttctgtttttttctttctgctatTTTCATCTACTTCTTTGTCGTGGTGCATCGTGCTTAGGAGCACAACcgcttttcctttctttctgacAAAGCTGACCATGGTAAGGCTGTCGTTGAATCCAAACTCTGTGCTGTGAACCTCCCTGGACTTGGAAGGCTTCATCAGAGGAGGGATGTCTGGCTTGTTCTGACGTAGAGTCCCCACAATAGTGGGATCCTTCTCAAGGAGATGCTGCGCAAGAGGCACACTGGTGAAAAAGTTATCCATGGTGATGTTGCGACCTGTGTTTCTAAATCTACTACACAACTGCTGGACAATGTTTTCCCCCAGATTCTTCTGAACTTCTTCCCCTGGTTGTCTCCCCGTGTAAACTATACCATCTATTGCATAGGGGATGCGTGCATCACAAACCCAGAAGATCTTTAGGCCGTATTTGGCGGGCTTGCTCGGCATGTACTATAGAAACTTGCACCTACCCCTGAATGGCACAAGCTGTTCGAAAACAATCTTCCTGAGGGTTGACACTTCTGATATAGTCTGTGTGGTCCACAGTCAAATGTATTCCTGACAGCCACAGTTGATAAGAATCAAAGGTTCCCATTGGATTCCATAGAAAACGCATACGGGTCATTTTTGACCCAATTATGGAAGCTTGGGGTAGTAATACAAAAACTACaatttcttaaaatgtataacaggtaagttaaaaatgtaaatggaattatatcaaaaacatgttttttgagGAATACCTGGAATATGAAATGATAACAATTTTTCATTACGAAGATATTTTAAGAAAACAACCTCATTGGGTCATTTTTGACCCACTTGTGCATCTAAGGGTTAAGCAAACTAGCAGTACAGAACGGGTACCGTATGTTATTGTTCTTGTGGAGAGTATGTGTTGAAGCGAGTGTTGCTGAGGCCGCCAAAAATGACACACGGAAGGAATGAAACTTTGCTGTGGTTAGCAGCCACGACATGTGCCCATGTAGGGGAATAGAAACTGTAAACCAGTAATAGATCTGTGGTtgctatgttttttttctgctcgtGTGAGAAGCTGTAGAATTGTGCAACACCACAAAGCGTCTTCAGcctccttcgcctcctcttcctctttgtcttgcTGTGTTATCATCCATCGGAATGGAGATGCTCGCTCGCGCTTTCCTCTCTTCGCGTATTGTAATGTACATTTCTCTTCACTTCAGTATATCTGCTGTTAACCGTCTGCAGGTAATCACAAACGCTGCCCCTGGTGGCTTGTAGGATGCACTTTAGCCTCCCACGGTCTGAGACTGCAGCACATCTCTACTAATTCGCCAAACACCGGCCTGTGCGCTCACGTCCAATTTGTCAAATTCTCTGTCCATCCTACGCACTGTCCTTAAGACCCGTGGCAACTGAGCTTTTGAGGCCCGGAAGTTGTGGAATTCCTTGCCTGCACCTCTACGGGAGGCTGAGTCTGtagttcattttaaaacctGTTCAGACCGGCGTTCGTTTGAATCAATACCAAACCCTGATTTAGTCCGttgttattgtattttataCAATAATGTATTCCCTCGcttgtgaagcactttgtgtAGTGCTTTATAAATACCCGTTTTACTTACTTTGCCAGGGGAGTGTCAGTGGACTGCATTGGCAGTGACTGATAACAGAACCTTGATCTCATCTCTGCTAAACAGAGATAAGCAGCAAGCGAATGACGCTCTTGGAAACTgggtgtttgtgtctctttgttccaCAGTTGGTGAAAAGCACGTGTGCACAGGGAATGTACAAGGACTAGTTTGTTTCTGTCTTATTTCTAACACATTTTCCATATTTGCAAGTGGCCACATTTGTGCAAAAGTATATCGTGCATAAATCTATGAACATATGAAAACACCCGCCTACATTTAGATATGTATGctagtatttgttttttttaacagcaacTCTTTAGATTTAGTCAGAAGTCTCAGATTTTCATCAACAAAAACTGACAACTTTCGCGCCTGACAGACGTTCATCTTCAGCGGAGGTCTCTTTTGCTCCGTCAGATCTGCCGAGGCCCAGGAAGCGCCTCACGGAGCTGATGTTGAAGACTGCCCTGGAGACCCCCGGAGAGAACGAGCAGCAGAGGCGGAACGGGGCCTCCCGCACCTGGGGCTTTCGATTCTTCCGGAGCCCCGTCAAAATCCTGGCCGACTCCGACCGCGGCGGCGTGGCTGGCATCCGCCTGGCGGTCAACCAGCTGGAGGTtaaacaggatttgttttttaaactcagGCAGTCCTTTTGTGTGAGCATTTTGCAGCCGTGTAGTTCACCGCCCGGGTTAAAAGTGCTTTTCCTCTGCGTGACCAGGGCTCAGGCGACGGAGCCCAGGCGGTgctctccggagaagttgaggATGTGACCTGTGGCCTGGTCATCAGCAGCATAGGCTACAAGAGCCTCCCCATAGACCCGGTGCTGCCGTTTGACCCCCGCAGAGCCATCGTGCCAAATGACATGGGCCGTGTTCAACAGGCTGCAGGTACCTCAGCAAATCACCACGGACACCAGAAGAACTTCAAGTAGAACCCAGAATGTAGTGAATTCCTCTTTCTGCCCAGGTCTCTACTGCAGTGGCTGGCTGAAGACGGGCCCCACGGGCGTGATAGCTACCACTATGAACAATAGCTTCGACACCGCTCGGTCCCTGGTGGAGGACCTGGAATCGGGAGCGTTGAACACATCTGCTGCAAAGCCTGGTTCCCAAAGCGTCCGCGCTCTGCTCGAGAAGAGAGGTACTCTACTGCCCCCTTCTGGCTTTTTCTACTACCAGTTTCACTTCTGCAGAGAAGAGTCCACTCGTGACACTACGCGGTCAAATCTACTGTACCAGTCCATTTGTTAACAAATCAAACTTCATTTGCATGGTGTATATTTTATAGGAGTGAAACCAGTGACTTTCGTGGACTGGGAGAAGATTGACAGTGTGGAGGTGAGCAGAGGGGAAGCTGTCGGGAAACCCAGAGAAAAACTTCTGACTGTGGAAGAAATG
It contains:
- the fdxr gene encoding NADPH:adrenodoxin oxidoreductase, mitochondrial isoform X2 — protein: MARPDVEVDIYERLPVPFGLVRFGVAPDHPEVKNVTNTFTQTARQSRCSFYGNVDVGTDVSMEELRRAYHAVVLSYGAEGNRSIGVPGEDLAGVHAARDFVGWYNGLPSCRELRPDLSCETAVILGQGNVALDVARVLLSPLDILKGTDITQPALEALAQSHVRRVLIVGRRGPVQVACTIKEVREMVNLPNTRPEMVAADFEGVAEALKDLPRPRKRLTELMLKTALETPGENEQQRRNGASRTWGFRFFRSPVKILADSDRGGVAGIRLAVNQLEGSGDGAQAVLSGEVEDVTCGLVISSIGYKSLPIDPVLPFDPRRAIVPNDMGRVQQAAGLYCSGWLKTGPTGVIATTMNNSFDTARSLVEDLESGALNTSAAKPGSQSVRALLEKRGVKPVTFVDWEKIDSVEVSRGEAVGKPREKLLTVEEMLQVARS